The following is a genomic window from Desulfofarcimen acetoxidans DSM 771.
TAGGCGCAACATATACACAATATATTTTGTCATCTGTTACGTAACTTTCAACCCATTGAATTTCAGGACCTAATTTGTTTAATACCCCGCATGATTTTTGGGAAATTGCCTTTAATTCTTCCGTTGTTAAATTTCCTGCACCAGGAATTTCCCTCTCAATAACGTACTTAGGCATAGTACTGGTCTCCTTTTGGTATATTTATAAATTTTAAATATTGCAAAATTCGTACCAATATTTAAAATATCCAAAAGGAATACAATCTAAACAAATTGTTTTAAAGCTGAACAAAGTAACGATTTATTAAAGAACAACTGCTAGATATTGATACATCTTTTATCCAGTATATCAAATAATAACCGCCCTCGCCAGGCGGCTCCTCATTTCTTCTTTCTTTGCTGCTGTTTCCGTTGTTGCAGTTCAGCTAACTCCTCGCTCTTTATTTTAGCAATAATCTTCTTCCACCAACCGGACTCATAAACCCACACACCGTTCACGCACCTATAATCGTGCGGGTTAATTGGACTTATCTTTAAGGGGTCTGGTCCTATCACTAACACCAACTCCCATTTTCTATAATATCACAGATTCCAAAACTCAGGTAACAGTAAAGACATATGAAAGATATAAGCAAATAGTAAAACCTAGAGTATTGCCAAGAATGGGTGCTATACCACTAGAAAAGTTAAAACCTATACACCTGCAGCAATTTTACACCGATCTTTTATCCGGAGAAAGAGAAGATACCAGAGAAGGTGTGTTGTTATCAAGAACAGTATTACACCATCACAGAGTAATACACATGGCCCTGGAGATGGCTGTTAAGTGGCAATTGCTACCCCACAATGTAACCGATGCCGTTATCCCGCCGAAGATAATAAAACCAGAAATACATGTACTGGATGAGAATAGTGTTCGTGAAATGATAGCAGCCGCTAAAGGAACACCTTGTTATACCGCATTAATATTGGCAGTTAGTACCGGTATGAGGCGTTGTGAAATATACGTTTTGAGATGGAGAGATGTAAACCTAGAGGCTGGCAACATAGCAATAAACCAATCAGTTCAATACTCAAAGGAAAATGGCCTTTATTTCAAAGAACCTAAAAATATAAGGAGTGGACGTGTTTAAAAAAGCTAAAATTGAGCAAAACAAAACTAGACTGGCTTACGGTGAACAGTATCAAGATAGCGATTTGGTCTTTACTCAGGAAGATGGCATACCTCAACATCCGGACATAATCTCCAGTTGGTTTCCCCAATTCATGAAGAGGAACGGTTTGCCGAGAATTACTTTTCATGGACTCCGACACACTCATACCAGTCTTTTATTGAAAAGTGTAGAATCACTGAAGTTGATTTGTGATCGCTTAGGTCATAGTGGAATTGGAATTACTTCGGACACATATACACACCTGATGCCCAGGATGCAGAAAAATGCAGTTGAAAAATTAGAGGAACTAATTTTTTTGGCGACGTTGGGCACTAAATGGGCACCAAAAACACAAAAAAGCCTCCAGGGTTTAACCTGGAGGTCTTGATTTTATTTGGCGCGCCCGGGAGGACTCGAACCACCGGCACACGGTTTAGGAAACCGTTGCTCTATCCACCTGAGCTACGGGCGCATAAACAATGGCGTGCCCGAAGGGAGTCGAACCCCCAACCTTTAGATCCGTAGTCTAACGCTCTATCCAATTGAGCTACGGGCACATAATTTTATAGAGATTCAAAGAACTACGGTTAACCGTAGTTCTTTGAAAACTGGCGGAGAGACAGGGATTCGAACCCTGGATACGGGTTTTAAGACCGTATAATCGCTTAGCAGGCGACCGCCTTCAGCCGACTCGGCCATCTCTCCAAAATCTTAATGGCGGAGGGGGTGGGATTCGAACCCACGGAACCCGTAAAGGTTCAACGGTTTTCAAGACCGCCTCCTTCAA
Proteins encoded in this region:
- a CDS encoding DUF4242 domain-containing protein, encoding MPKYVIEREIPGAGNLTTEELKAISQKSCGVLNKLGPEIQWVESYVTDDKIYCVYVAPNKEMVMEHAKQGGFPANNISEVKRIIDPTTAE
- a CDS encoding site-specific integrase, with the translated sequence MDLSLRGLVLSLTPTPIFYNITDSKTQVTVKTYERYKQIVKPRVLPRMGAIPLEKLKPIHLQQFYTDLLSGEREDTREGVLLSRTVLHHHRVIHMALEMAVKWQLLPHNVTDAVIPPKIIKPEIHVLDENSVREMIAAAKGTPCYTALILAVSTGMRRCEIYVLRWRDVNLEAGNIAINQSVQYSKENGLYFKEPKNIRSGRV
- a CDS encoding tyrosine-type recombinase/integrase, translated to MFKKAKIEQNKTRLAYGEQYQDSDLVFTQEDGIPQHPDIISSWFPQFMKRNGLPRITFHGLRHTHTSLLLKSVESLKLICDRLGHSGIGITSDTYTHLMPRMQKNAVEKLEELIFLATLGTKWAPKTQKSLQGLTWRS